Proteins encoded in a region of the Elizabethkingia bruuniana genome:
- the metQ gene encoding methionine ABC transporter substrate-binding lipoprotein MetQ: protein MKRFTLLSLITIALLFLYSCTNAKKDNPNYIKIGIASGPERDLAEAAKKEAKEKYNLDVELVSFTEYVLPNEALNNGDLDANAFQHVPYLTEQSKQRGYKLAVVGKTFVFPIVAYSKKIKNIAELQNGSTVVIPNDPTNGGRSLLLLQKNGLLKLKDNVGLLPKVTDITENPKQLKIVEIEAPQLPRVLDDKDVTIAVVNNNFAAQAGLDPDKNGLLKEDKKSAYMNVIVAREDNKNSEKVKNFVKAYQSKAVEQAAEKAFKGGAIKGW, encoded by the coding sequence ATGAAAAGATTTACACTTCTAAGTTTAATTACTATAGCTTTATTATTTTTATATTCCTGTACAAACGCTAAAAAAGATAATCCTAATTATATTAAGATAGGCATTGCTTCTGGTCCAGAAAGGGATCTGGCTGAAGCTGCAAAAAAAGAGGCAAAGGAAAAATACAATCTGGATGTAGAGTTGGTTTCTTTCACAGAATATGTACTTCCGAACGAAGCTTTAAATAACGGTGATCTTGATGCCAATGCGTTTCAGCACGTTCCATATCTAACTGAGCAGTCTAAACAACGAGGTTATAAATTGGCTGTTGTAGGGAAAACCTTTGTATTTCCTATTGTAGCGTATTCTAAAAAAATAAAAAACATCGCTGAGCTGCAAAACGGTAGTACTGTTGTTATCCCAAATGATCCAACTAATGGAGGTCGTTCGTTATTACTACTACAAAAAAACGGATTACTAAAACTGAAAGACAACGTTGGGCTACTGCCAAAAGTAACCGATATTACTGAAAACCCAAAACAGTTAAAAATTGTAGAGATAGAAGCACCACAGCTACCAAGAGTATTGGATGATAAGGATGTAACAATAGCCGTAGTCAATAATAATTTTGCAGCACAGGCAGGGCTAGATCCGGATAAAAACGGATTGCTAAAGGAAGATAAAAAATCTGCCTATATGAATGTAATCGTTGCAAGAGAGGATAATAAAAACTCTGAGAAAGTAAAAAACTTTGTAAAAGCATATCAGTCTAAAGCTGTAGAACAAGCCGCTGAAAAAGCATTTAAAGGCGGAGCCATAAAGGGCTGGTAA
- a CDS encoding family 20 glycosylhydrolase, with the protein MRITKIFKVLLFLFSVSLFSQNKISEETGEIPKVKKGDLRITNPVAPKGYKLKLMGSDAFPVIDIKGNIIQPLVPTEVNLYYVLSNEKDTLQQFDINRQVVIPGRYNDNGKNHKPFVIPSLREWYGRNGDFKLSSTAKIIVDTRDKEKLKNLASLLQKEIKDFSGLEPKIAYGKNEGTGNIYLSLQHQDQSLGEEGYYCNIENNFEIFALQYQGLFWGTRTFLQLLEQQPKERIFPKGEIRDYPKYKVRGFVLDAGRKFFSLDFLNKYVKLMSYYKMNDFHIHLNDNGFKIYFDNNWDKTYSGFRLENATYPELATKNEFYTKNEFREFQKMAQNYAVRIIPEIDVPAHSLAITKAVPDIGSNKYGRDHLDINLPKTYEVVENIFKEYLEGTDPVFVGKEVHIGTDEYDKTEAEAFRKFTDHFMGYVQSFGKDVRLWGALTHAKGKTPVRSKNIIMNTWYNGYADPIEMKKLGYKQISTPDGILYIVPKAGYYYDYLNIENIYKKWEPRMIGNITFPLGDPTIIGGSFAVWNDIAGNGITDKDVHDRVFPAMQVLAEKMWRGTVSAPDFNYFSQNAGLISEGPFLNIRGKYDKKGISFPLMVKQQNVRMHCAEWVKAGKEEYLDFKGADSYAEFSLPEIGYNYTVSFDIKPVVENNQKMPVFTSSDAMLYLKNGKLRFSRDGYDDSFDYKFPRGSWTKATITGNNEGVKLFINGVLQQDLTNEWRTYNDKDKTKRRKMYTLFFPLQKIGGFEGSLKNIVINNKLLSDQEIKMK; encoded by the coding sequence ATGAGAATAACAAAAATTTTTAAAGTTTTATTATTTCTCTTCTCTGTTTCTTTATTCTCACAAAATAAAATTTCAGAAGAGACAGGAGAAATTCCTAAAGTAAAAAAAGGAGATTTACGAATCACAAATCCAGTTGCCCCAAAAGGCTATAAACTGAAATTAATGGGTAGTGATGCGTTTCCTGTAATAGATATAAAAGGTAATATTATCCAGCCACTTGTCCCGACAGAAGTCAACTTGTATTATGTACTAAGTAATGAAAAAGATACTTTACAGCAATTTGATATAAACAGGCAAGTAGTAATCCCAGGAAGGTATAATGATAATGGGAAAAATCATAAACCTTTTGTAATTCCTTCTTTACGGGAATGGTACGGAAGAAATGGAGATTTTAAACTAAGCAGTACTGCAAAGATAATTGTAGATACAAGAGATAAAGAAAAATTAAAGAATCTGGCCAGTCTGTTACAAAAGGAAATAAAGGACTTTTCAGGACTGGAACCAAAGATAGCTTATGGCAAAAATGAAGGAACCGGAAATATTTATTTAAGCCTTCAGCACCAAGATCAATCCCTTGGTGAAGAAGGTTATTATTGTAATATTGAAAATAATTTTGAAATTTTTGCTTTACAATATCAGGGGCTTTTCTGGGGAACAAGGACATTTCTTCAGTTATTGGAGCAGCAGCCTAAAGAAAGAATTTTCCCTAAAGGTGAGATCAGGGATTATCCAAAATATAAAGTCAGAGGTTTTGTTTTAGATGCGGGTAGAAAGTTTTTCAGCCTTGATTTTTTAAATAAATATGTAAAATTGATGAGTTATTATAAAATGAATGATTTTCATATTCATTTAAATGATAATGGTTTTAAAATATACTTTGATAATAATTGGGATAAGACATATTCAGGATTCCGTTTAGAAAATGCAACTTATCCTGAGCTAGCAACTAAAAATGAATTTTATACTAAGAATGAATTCAGAGAATTTCAGAAAATGGCTCAGAATTATGCAGTACGAATTATCCCTGAAATAGATGTTCCTGCTCACTCTCTGGCTATTACCAAAGCTGTTCCGGATATTGGCAGTAATAAATATGGTAGAGATCATCTGGATATCAACCTTCCAAAAACTTATGAAGTTGTAGAAAACATATTCAAAGAATATTTAGAAGGGACAGATCCAGTATTTGTAGGAAAAGAAGTGCATATTGGAACAGATGAGTATGACAAAACAGAAGCAGAGGCATTTAGAAAATTTACCGATCACTTTATGGGCTATGTTCAGAGTTTTGGAAAAGACGTAAGACTCTGGGGTGCGCTTACTCACGCTAAAGGAAAAACCCCTGTGAGAAGTAAGAATATAATAATGAATACCTGGTATAACGGTTATGCAGATCCGATAGAAATGAAAAAATTGGGATACAAGCAGATTAGCACGCCAGATGGAATTCTATATATTGTACCAAAAGCAGGTTATTATTATGACTATTTGAATATTGAAAATATTTATAAAAAATGGGAACCCAGAATGATAGGCAATATCACTTTTCCATTAGGTGACCCTACAATTATTGGCGGGTCTTTTGCGGTATGGAATGATATTGCTGGAAATGGTATTACAGATAAAGATGTTCATGACAGAGTCTTCCCTGCCATGCAGGTATTAGCAGAAAAAATGTGGAGAGGTACTGTTAGTGCTCCAGACTTTAATTATTTTTCACAAAATGCCGGGCTGATTAGCGAAGGCCCTTTTCTTAATATCAGGGGTAAATATGATAAGAAAGGAATAAGCTTTCCGCTTATGGTAAAACAGCAAAATGTAAGGATGCATTGTGCAGAATGGGTAAAAGCTGGGAAAGAGGAATATTTAGACTTTAAAGGAGCAGATAGTTATGCTGAATTTTCTTTACCAGAAATAGGGTATAACTATACTGTTAGCTTTGATATTAAACCTGTGGTTGAAAATAATCAAAAAATGCCTGTTTTTACTTCTTCTGATGCAATGTTATATCTGAAGAATGGAAAATTAAGATTCTCAAGAGACGGCTATGATGATAGTTTTGATTACAAATTTCCGAGAGGAAGTTGGACAAAAGCTACTATTACAGGAAACAATGAGGGTGTGAAATTATTTATCAACGGAGTACTACAACAGGACCTTACTAATGAATGGAGAACTTATAATGATAAGGACAAAACAAAGAGAAGAAAGATGTACACACTGTTTTTTCCATTACAAAAAATTGGTGGATTTGAAGGAAGTCTTAAAAATATTGTAATTAATAATAAATTACTTTCAGATCAGGAAATAAAAATGAAGTAA